In a genomic window of Tursiops truncatus isolate mTurTru1 chromosome 7, mTurTru1.mat.Y, whole genome shotgun sequence:
- the NR4A2 gene encoding nuclear receptor subfamily 4 group A member 2 isoform X4: MPCVQAQYGSSPQGASPASQSYSYHSSGEYSSDFLTPEFVKFSMDLTNTEITATTSLPSFSTFMDNYSTGYDVKPPCLYQMPLSGQQSSIKVEDIQMHNYQQHSHLPPQSEEMMPHSGSVYYKPSSPPTPTTPGFQVQHSPMWDDPGSLHNFHQNYVATTHMIEQRKTPVSRLSLFSFKQSPPGTPVSSCQMRFDGPLHVPMNPEPASSHHVVDGQTFAVPNPIRKPASMGFPGLQIGHASQLLDTQVPSPPSRGSPSNEGLCAVCGDNAACQHYGVRTCEGCKGFFKRTVQKNAKYVCLANKNCPVDKRRRNRCQYCRFQKCLAVGMVKEVVRTDSLKGRRGRLPSKPKSPQEPSPPSPPVSLISALVRAHVDSNPAMTSLDYSRFQANPDYQMSGDDTQHIQQFYDLLTGSMEIIRGWAEKIPGFADLPKADQDLLFESAFLELFVLRLAYRSNPVEGKLIFCNGVVLHRLQCVRGFGEWIDSIVEFSSNLQNMNIDISAFSCIAALAMVTERHGLKEPKRVEELQNKIVNCLKDHVTFNNGGLNRPNYLSKLLGKLPELRTLCTQGLQRIFYLKLEDLVPPPAIIDKLFLDTLPF, from the exons ATGCCTTGTGTTCAGGCGCAGTATGGGTCCTCGCCTCAAGGAGCCAGCCCCGCTTCTCAGAGCTACAGTTACCACTCTTCGGGAGAATACAGCTCCGATTTCTTAACTCCAGAGTTTGTCAAGTTTAGCATGGACCTCACCAACACTGAAATCACTGCCACCACTTCTCTCCCCAGCTTCAGTACCTTTATGGACAACTACAGCACAGGCTACGACGTCAAGCCACCTTGCTTGTACCAAATGCCCCTGTCCGGACAGCAGTCCTCCATTAAGGTAGAAGACATTCAGATGCACAACTACCAGCAACACAGCCACCTGCCCCCCCAGTCCGAGGAGATGATGCCGCACTCCGGGTCGGTTTACTACAAGCCCTCCTCTCCCCCGACGCCCACCACCCCGGGCTTCCAGGTGCAGCACAGCCCCATGTGGGACGACCCAGGCTCCCTCCACAACTTCCACCAGAACTACGTGGCCACCACGCACATGATTGAGCAGAGGAAAACGCCGGTCTCCcgcctctccctcttctcctttaaGCAGTCGCCCCCCGGCACCCCCGTGTCTAGCTGCCAGATGCGCTTCGACGGGCCCCTGCACGTCCCCATGAACCCGGAGCCGGCGAGCAGCCACCACGTGGTGGACGGGCAGACCTTCGCTGTGCCCAACCCCATCCGAAAGCCCGCGTCCATGGGCTTCCCCGGCCTGCAGATCGGTCACGCGTCGCAGCTGCTCGACACGCAGGTGCCCTCGCCGCCGTCGCGGGGCTCCCCTTCCAACGAGGGGCTGTGCGCCGTGTGCGGCGACAACGCGGCCTGCCAGCACTACGGCGTGCGCACCTGTGAGGGCTGCAAAGGGTTCTTTAAG CGCACGGTGCAAAAAAACGCGAAATACGTgtgtttagcaaataaaaactgcCCAGTGGACAAGCGGCGCCGGAATCGCTGTCAGTACTGCAGATTTCAGAAGTGCCTGGCTGTTGGGATGGTGAAAGAAG TGGTTCGCACAGACAGTTTAAAAGGCCGGAGAGGTCGTTTACCTTCGAAACCGAAGAGCCCACAGGAGCCCTCTCCCCCCTCGCCCCCGGTGAGTCTGATCAGTGCCCTCGTCAGGGCCCATGTCGACTCCAACCCGGCTATGACCAGCCTGGACTATTCCAGG TTCCAGGCGAACCCTGACTATCAGATGAGTGGAGATGACACCCAGCATATCCAGCAATTCTATGATCTCCTGACTGGCTCCATGGAGATCATCAGGGGCTGGGCAGAGAAGATCCCGGGCTTCGCTGACCTGCCCAAAGCCGACCAGGACCTGCTTTTCGAGTCGGCTTTCCTAGAACTATTTGTGCTGAGATTAGCATACAG GTCCAACCCAGTGGAGGGTAAACTCATCTTTTGCAATGGGGTGGTCTTGCACAGGTTGCAATGCGTTCGTGGCTTTGGGGAATGGATTGATTCCATTGTTGAATTCTCCTCCAACTTGCAGAATATGAACATCGACATTTCTGCCTTCTCCTGCATTGCTGCCCTGGCTATGGTCACAG AGAGACACGGTCTCAAGGAACCCAAGAGAGTGGAGGAGCTGCAAAACAAGATTGTAAATTGTCTCAAAGACCATGTGACTTTCAATAATGGGGGTTTGAACCGCCCCAACTATTTGTCCAAACTGTTGGGGAAGCTTCCAGAACTCCGTACGCTTTGCACGCAGGGGCTACAGCGCATTTTCTACCTGAAACTGGAAGATTTGGTACCACCACCAGCAATAATTGACAAACTTTTCCTGGACACTTTACCTTTCTAA
- the NR4A2 gene encoding nuclear receptor subfamily 4 group A member 2 isoform X2 — MNEERHGELLSEEENCQAGLSTAFLKILETLSFIELRHCPPLIFSKTPVTQLKAQYGSSPQGASPASQSYSYHSSGEYSSDFLTPEFVKFSMDLTNTEITATTSLPSFSTFMDNYSTGYDVKPPCLYQMPLSGQQSSIKVEDIQMHNYQQHSHLPPQSEEMMPHSGSVYYKPSSPPTPTTPGFQVQHSPMWDDPGSLHNFHQNYVATTHMIEQRKTPVSRLSLFSFKQSPPGTPVSSCQMRFDGPLHVPMNPEPASSHHVVDGQTFAVPNPIRKPASMGFPGLQIGHASQLLDTQVPSPPSRGSPSNEGLCAVCGDNAACQHYGVRTCEGCKGFFKRTVQKNAKYVCLANKNCPVDKRRRNRCQYCRFQKCLAVGMVKEVVRTDSLKGRRGRLPSKPKSPQEPSPPSPPVSLISALVRAHVDSNPAMTSLDYSRFQANPDYQMSGDDTQHIQQFYDLLTGSMEIIRGWAEKIPGFADLPKADQDLLFESAFLELFVLRLAYRSNPVEGKLIFCNGVVLHRLQCVRGFGEWIDSIVEFSSNLQNMNIDISAFSCIAALAMVTERHGLKEPKRVEELQNKIVNCLKDHVTFNNGGLNRPNYLSKLLGKLPELRTLCTQGLQRIFYLKLEDLVPPPAIIDKLFLDTLPF; from the exons atgaatgaagagagaCACGGAGAACTCCTAAGTGA GGAGGAGAACTGCCAGGCTGGGCTCTCCACTGCTTTTCTAAAAATCTTGGAAACTTTGTCCTTCATTGAATTACGACACTGTCCACCTTTAATTTTCTCGAAAACGCCTGTAACTCAGCTGAAG GCGCAGTATGGGTCCTCGCCTCAAGGAGCCAGCCCCGCTTCTCAGAGCTACAGTTACCACTCTTCGGGAGAATACAGCTCCGATTTCTTAACTCCAGAGTTTGTCAAGTTTAGCATGGACCTCACCAACACTGAAATCACTGCCACCACTTCTCTCCCCAGCTTCAGTACCTTTATGGACAACTACAGCACAGGCTACGACGTCAAGCCACCTTGCTTGTACCAAATGCCCCTGTCCGGACAGCAGTCCTCCATTAAGGTAGAAGACATTCAGATGCACAACTACCAGCAACACAGCCACCTGCCCCCCCAGTCCGAGGAGATGATGCCGCACTCCGGGTCGGTTTACTACAAGCCCTCCTCTCCCCCGACGCCCACCACCCCGGGCTTCCAGGTGCAGCACAGCCCCATGTGGGACGACCCAGGCTCCCTCCACAACTTCCACCAGAACTACGTGGCCACCACGCACATGATTGAGCAGAGGAAAACGCCGGTCTCCcgcctctccctcttctcctttaaGCAGTCGCCCCCCGGCACCCCCGTGTCTAGCTGCCAGATGCGCTTCGACGGGCCCCTGCACGTCCCCATGAACCCGGAGCCGGCGAGCAGCCACCACGTGGTGGACGGGCAGACCTTCGCTGTGCCCAACCCCATCCGAAAGCCCGCGTCCATGGGCTTCCCCGGCCTGCAGATCGGTCACGCGTCGCAGCTGCTCGACACGCAGGTGCCCTCGCCGCCGTCGCGGGGCTCCCCTTCCAACGAGGGGCTGTGCGCCGTGTGCGGCGACAACGCGGCCTGCCAGCACTACGGCGTGCGCACCTGTGAGGGCTGCAAAGGGTTCTTTAAG CGCACGGTGCAAAAAAACGCGAAATACGTgtgtttagcaaataaaaactgcCCAGTGGACAAGCGGCGCCGGAATCGCTGTCAGTACTGCAGATTTCAGAAGTGCCTGGCTGTTGGGATGGTGAAAGAAG TGGTTCGCACAGACAGTTTAAAAGGCCGGAGAGGTCGTTTACCTTCGAAACCGAAGAGCCCACAGGAGCCCTCTCCCCCCTCGCCCCCGGTGAGTCTGATCAGTGCCCTCGTCAGGGCCCATGTCGACTCCAACCCGGCTATGACCAGCCTGGACTATTCCAGG TTCCAGGCGAACCCTGACTATCAGATGAGTGGAGATGACACCCAGCATATCCAGCAATTCTATGATCTCCTGACTGGCTCCATGGAGATCATCAGGGGCTGGGCAGAGAAGATCCCGGGCTTCGCTGACCTGCCCAAAGCCGACCAGGACCTGCTTTTCGAGTCGGCTTTCCTAGAACTATTTGTGCTGAGATTAGCATACAG GTCCAACCCAGTGGAGGGTAAACTCATCTTTTGCAATGGGGTGGTCTTGCACAGGTTGCAATGCGTTCGTGGCTTTGGGGAATGGATTGATTCCATTGTTGAATTCTCCTCCAACTTGCAGAATATGAACATCGACATTTCTGCCTTCTCCTGCATTGCTGCCCTGGCTATGGTCACAG AGAGACACGGTCTCAAGGAACCCAAGAGAGTGGAGGAGCTGCAAAACAAGATTGTAAATTGTCTCAAAGACCATGTGACTTTCAATAATGGGGGTTTGAACCGCCCCAACTATTTGTCCAAACTGTTGGGGAAGCTTCCAGAACTCCGTACGCTTTGCACGCAGGGGCTACAGCGCATTTTCTACCTGAAACTGGAAGATTTGGTACCACCACCAGCAATAATTGACAAACTTTTCCTGGACACTTTACCTTTCTAA
- the NR4A2 gene encoding nuclear receptor subfamily 4 group A member 2 isoform X3: MEENCQAGLSTAFLKILETLSFIELRHCPPLIFSKTPVTQLKAQYGSSPQGASPASQSYSYHSSGEYSSDFLTPEFVKFSMDLTNTEITATTSLPSFSTFMDNYSTGYDVKPPCLYQMPLSGQQSSIKVEDIQMHNYQQHSHLPPQSEEMMPHSGSVYYKPSSPPTPTTPGFQVQHSPMWDDPGSLHNFHQNYVATTHMIEQRKTPVSRLSLFSFKQSPPGTPVSSCQMRFDGPLHVPMNPEPASSHHVVDGQTFAVPNPIRKPASMGFPGLQIGHASQLLDTQVPSPPSRGSPSNEGLCAVCGDNAACQHYGVRTCEGCKGFFKRTVQKNAKYVCLANKNCPVDKRRRNRCQYCRFQKCLAVGMVKEVVRTDSLKGRRGRLPSKPKSPQEPSPPSPPVSLISALVRAHVDSNPAMTSLDYSRFQANPDYQMSGDDTQHIQQFYDLLTGSMEIIRGWAEKIPGFADLPKADQDLLFESAFLELFVLRLAYRSNPVEGKLIFCNGVVLHRLQCVRGFGEWIDSIVEFSSNLQNMNIDISAFSCIAALAMVTERHGLKEPKRVEELQNKIVNCLKDHVTFNNGGLNRPNYLSKLLGKLPELRTLCTQGLQRIFYLKLEDLVPPPAIIDKLFLDTLPF, translated from the exons AT GGAGGAGAACTGCCAGGCTGGGCTCTCCACTGCTTTTCTAAAAATCTTGGAAACTTTGTCCTTCATTGAATTACGACACTGTCCACCTTTAATTTTCTCGAAAACGCCTGTAACTCAGCTGAAG GCGCAGTATGGGTCCTCGCCTCAAGGAGCCAGCCCCGCTTCTCAGAGCTACAGTTACCACTCTTCGGGAGAATACAGCTCCGATTTCTTAACTCCAGAGTTTGTCAAGTTTAGCATGGACCTCACCAACACTGAAATCACTGCCACCACTTCTCTCCCCAGCTTCAGTACCTTTATGGACAACTACAGCACAGGCTACGACGTCAAGCCACCTTGCTTGTACCAAATGCCCCTGTCCGGACAGCAGTCCTCCATTAAGGTAGAAGACATTCAGATGCACAACTACCAGCAACACAGCCACCTGCCCCCCCAGTCCGAGGAGATGATGCCGCACTCCGGGTCGGTTTACTACAAGCCCTCCTCTCCCCCGACGCCCACCACCCCGGGCTTCCAGGTGCAGCACAGCCCCATGTGGGACGACCCAGGCTCCCTCCACAACTTCCACCAGAACTACGTGGCCACCACGCACATGATTGAGCAGAGGAAAACGCCGGTCTCCcgcctctccctcttctcctttaaGCAGTCGCCCCCCGGCACCCCCGTGTCTAGCTGCCAGATGCGCTTCGACGGGCCCCTGCACGTCCCCATGAACCCGGAGCCGGCGAGCAGCCACCACGTGGTGGACGGGCAGACCTTCGCTGTGCCCAACCCCATCCGAAAGCCCGCGTCCATGGGCTTCCCCGGCCTGCAGATCGGTCACGCGTCGCAGCTGCTCGACACGCAGGTGCCCTCGCCGCCGTCGCGGGGCTCCCCTTCCAACGAGGGGCTGTGCGCCGTGTGCGGCGACAACGCGGCCTGCCAGCACTACGGCGTGCGCACCTGTGAGGGCTGCAAAGGGTTCTTTAAG CGCACGGTGCAAAAAAACGCGAAATACGTgtgtttagcaaataaaaactgcCCAGTGGACAAGCGGCGCCGGAATCGCTGTCAGTACTGCAGATTTCAGAAGTGCCTGGCTGTTGGGATGGTGAAAGAAG TGGTTCGCACAGACAGTTTAAAAGGCCGGAGAGGTCGTTTACCTTCGAAACCGAAGAGCCCACAGGAGCCCTCTCCCCCCTCGCCCCCGGTGAGTCTGATCAGTGCCCTCGTCAGGGCCCATGTCGACTCCAACCCGGCTATGACCAGCCTGGACTATTCCAGG TTCCAGGCGAACCCTGACTATCAGATGAGTGGAGATGACACCCAGCATATCCAGCAATTCTATGATCTCCTGACTGGCTCCATGGAGATCATCAGGGGCTGGGCAGAGAAGATCCCGGGCTTCGCTGACCTGCCCAAAGCCGACCAGGACCTGCTTTTCGAGTCGGCTTTCCTAGAACTATTTGTGCTGAGATTAGCATACAG GTCCAACCCAGTGGAGGGTAAACTCATCTTTTGCAATGGGGTGGTCTTGCACAGGTTGCAATGCGTTCGTGGCTTTGGGGAATGGATTGATTCCATTGTTGAATTCTCCTCCAACTTGCAGAATATGAACATCGACATTTCTGCCTTCTCCTGCATTGCTGCCCTGGCTATGGTCACAG AGAGACACGGTCTCAAGGAACCCAAGAGAGTGGAGGAGCTGCAAAACAAGATTGTAAATTGTCTCAAAGACCATGTGACTTTCAATAATGGGGGTTTGAACCGCCCCAACTATTTGTCCAAACTGTTGGGGAAGCTTCCAGAACTCCGTACGCTTTGCACGCAGGGGCTACAGCGCATTTTCTACCTGAAACTGGAAGATTTGGTACCACCACCAGCAATAATTGACAAACTTTTCCTGGACACTTTACCTTTCTAA
- the NR4A2 gene encoding nuclear receptor subfamily 4 group A member 2 isoform X5: protein MDNYSTGYDVKPPCLYQMPLSGQQSSIKVEDIQMHNYQQHSHLPPQSEEMMPHSGSVYYKPSSPPTPTTPGFQVQHSPMWDDPGSLHNFHQNYVATTHMIEQRKTPVSRLSLFSFKQSPPGTPVSSCQMRFDGPLHVPMNPEPASSHHVVDGQTFAVPNPIRKPASMGFPGLQIGHASQLLDTQVPSPPSRGSPSNEGLCAVCGDNAACQHYGVRTCEGCKGFFKRTVQKNAKYVCLANKNCPVDKRRRNRCQYCRFQKCLAVGMVKEVVRTDSLKGRRGRLPSKPKSPQEPSPPSPPVSLISALVRAHVDSNPAMTSLDYSRFQANPDYQMSGDDTQHIQQFYDLLTGSMEIIRGWAEKIPGFADLPKADQDLLFESAFLELFVLRLAYRSNPVEGKLIFCNGVVLHRLQCVRGFGEWIDSIVEFSSNLQNMNIDISAFSCIAALAMVTERHGLKEPKRVEELQNKIVNCLKDHVTFNNGGLNRPNYLSKLLGKLPELRTLCTQGLQRIFYLKLEDLVPPPAIIDKLFLDTLPF, encoded by the exons ATGGACAACTACAGCACAGGCTACGACGTCAAGCCACCTTGCTTGTACCAAATGCCCCTGTCCGGACAGCAGTCCTCCATTAAGGTAGAAGACATTCAGATGCACAACTACCAGCAACACAGCCACCTGCCCCCCCAGTCCGAGGAGATGATGCCGCACTCCGGGTCGGTTTACTACAAGCCCTCCTCTCCCCCGACGCCCACCACCCCGGGCTTCCAGGTGCAGCACAGCCCCATGTGGGACGACCCAGGCTCCCTCCACAACTTCCACCAGAACTACGTGGCCACCACGCACATGATTGAGCAGAGGAAAACGCCGGTCTCCcgcctctccctcttctcctttaaGCAGTCGCCCCCCGGCACCCCCGTGTCTAGCTGCCAGATGCGCTTCGACGGGCCCCTGCACGTCCCCATGAACCCGGAGCCGGCGAGCAGCCACCACGTGGTGGACGGGCAGACCTTCGCTGTGCCCAACCCCATCCGAAAGCCCGCGTCCATGGGCTTCCCCGGCCTGCAGATCGGTCACGCGTCGCAGCTGCTCGACACGCAGGTGCCCTCGCCGCCGTCGCGGGGCTCCCCTTCCAACGAGGGGCTGTGCGCCGTGTGCGGCGACAACGCGGCCTGCCAGCACTACGGCGTGCGCACCTGTGAGGGCTGCAAAGGGTTCTTTAAG CGCACGGTGCAAAAAAACGCGAAATACGTgtgtttagcaaataaaaactgcCCAGTGGACAAGCGGCGCCGGAATCGCTGTCAGTACTGCAGATTTCAGAAGTGCCTGGCTGTTGGGATGGTGAAAGAAG TGGTTCGCACAGACAGTTTAAAAGGCCGGAGAGGTCGTTTACCTTCGAAACCGAAGAGCCCACAGGAGCCCTCTCCCCCCTCGCCCCCGGTGAGTCTGATCAGTGCCCTCGTCAGGGCCCATGTCGACTCCAACCCGGCTATGACCAGCCTGGACTATTCCAGG TTCCAGGCGAACCCTGACTATCAGATGAGTGGAGATGACACCCAGCATATCCAGCAATTCTATGATCTCCTGACTGGCTCCATGGAGATCATCAGGGGCTGGGCAGAGAAGATCCCGGGCTTCGCTGACCTGCCCAAAGCCGACCAGGACCTGCTTTTCGAGTCGGCTTTCCTAGAACTATTTGTGCTGAGATTAGCATACAG GTCCAACCCAGTGGAGGGTAAACTCATCTTTTGCAATGGGGTGGTCTTGCACAGGTTGCAATGCGTTCGTGGCTTTGGGGAATGGATTGATTCCATTGTTGAATTCTCCTCCAACTTGCAGAATATGAACATCGACATTTCTGCCTTCTCCTGCATTGCTGCCCTGGCTATGGTCACAG AGAGACACGGTCTCAAGGAACCCAAGAGAGTGGAGGAGCTGCAAAACAAGATTGTAAATTGTCTCAAAGACCATGTGACTTTCAATAATGGGGGTTTGAACCGCCCCAACTATTTGTCCAAACTGTTGGGGAAGCTTCCAGAACTCCGTACGCTTTGCACGCAGGGGCTACAGCGCATTTTCTACCTGAAACTGGAAGATTTGGTACCACCACCAGCAATAATTGACAAACTTTTCCTGGACACTTTACCTTTCTAA
- the NR4A2 gene encoding nuclear receptor subfamily 4 group A member 2 isoform X1 produces the protein MGTQECQSMRVGTREENCQAGLSTAFLKILETLSFIELRHCPPLIFSKTPVTQLKAQYGSSPQGASPASQSYSYHSSGEYSSDFLTPEFVKFSMDLTNTEITATTSLPSFSTFMDNYSTGYDVKPPCLYQMPLSGQQSSIKVEDIQMHNYQQHSHLPPQSEEMMPHSGSVYYKPSSPPTPTTPGFQVQHSPMWDDPGSLHNFHQNYVATTHMIEQRKTPVSRLSLFSFKQSPPGTPVSSCQMRFDGPLHVPMNPEPASSHHVVDGQTFAVPNPIRKPASMGFPGLQIGHASQLLDTQVPSPPSRGSPSNEGLCAVCGDNAACQHYGVRTCEGCKGFFKRTVQKNAKYVCLANKNCPVDKRRRNRCQYCRFQKCLAVGMVKEVVRTDSLKGRRGRLPSKPKSPQEPSPPSPPVSLISALVRAHVDSNPAMTSLDYSRFQANPDYQMSGDDTQHIQQFYDLLTGSMEIIRGWAEKIPGFADLPKADQDLLFESAFLELFVLRLAYRSNPVEGKLIFCNGVVLHRLQCVRGFGEWIDSIVEFSSNLQNMNIDISAFSCIAALAMVTERHGLKEPKRVEELQNKIVNCLKDHVTFNNGGLNRPNYLSKLLGKLPELRTLCTQGLQRIFYLKLEDLVPPPAIIDKLFLDTLPF, from the exons ATGGGCACCCAGGAGTGTCAAAGTATGAGAGTTGGTACAAG GGAGGAGAACTGCCAGGCTGGGCTCTCCACTGCTTTTCTAAAAATCTTGGAAACTTTGTCCTTCATTGAATTACGACACTGTCCACCTTTAATTTTCTCGAAAACGCCTGTAACTCAGCTGAAG GCGCAGTATGGGTCCTCGCCTCAAGGAGCCAGCCCCGCTTCTCAGAGCTACAGTTACCACTCTTCGGGAGAATACAGCTCCGATTTCTTAACTCCAGAGTTTGTCAAGTTTAGCATGGACCTCACCAACACTGAAATCACTGCCACCACTTCTCTCCCCAGCTTCAGTACCTTTATGGACAACTACAGCACAGGCTACGACGTCAAGCCACCTTGCTTGTACCAAATGCCCCTGTCCGGACAGCAGTCCTCCATTAAGGTAGAAGACATTCAGATGCACAACTACCAGCAACACAGCCACCTGCCCCCCCAGTCCGAGGAGATGATGCCGCACTCCGGGTCGGTTTACTACAAGCCCTCCTCTCCCCCGACGCCCACCACCCCGGGCTTCCAGGTGCAGCACAGCCCCATGTGGGACGACCCAGGCTCCCTCCACAACTTCCACCAGAACTACGTGGCCACCACGCACATGATTGAGCAGAGGAAAACGCCGGTCTCCcgcctctccctcttctcctttaaGCAGTCGCCCCCCGGCACCCCCGTGTCTAGCTGCCAGATGCGCTTCGACGGGCCCCTGCACGTCCCCATGAACCCGGAGCCGGCGAGCAGCCACCACGTGGTGGACGGGCAGACCTTCGCTGTGCCCAACCCCATCCGAAAGCCCGCGTCCATGGGCTTCCCCGGCCTGCAGATCGGTCACGCGTCGCAGCTGCTCGACACGCAGGTGCCCTCGCCGCCGTCGCGGGGCTCCCCTTCCAACGAGGGGCTGTGCGCCGTGTGCGGCGACAACGCGGCCTGCCAGCACTACGGCGTGCGCACCTGTGAGGGCTGCAAAGGGTTCTTTAAG CGCACGGTGCAAAAAAACGCGAAATACGTgtgtttagcaaataaaaactgcCCAGTGGACAAGCGGCGCCGGAATCGCTGTCAGTACTGCAGATTTCAGAAGTGCCTGGCTGTTGGGATGGTGAAAGAAG TGGTTCGCACAGACAGTTTAAAAGGCCGGAGAGGTCGTTTACCTTCGAAACCGAAGAGCCCACAGGAGCCCTCTCCCCCCTCGCCCCCGGTGAGTCTGATCAGTGCCCTCGTCAGGGCCCATGTCGACTCCAACCCGGCTATGACCAGCCTGGACTATTCCAGG TTCCAGGCGAACCCTGACTATCAGATGAGTGGAGATGACACCCAGCATATCCAGCAATTCTATGATCTCCTGACTGGCTCCATGGAGATCATCAGGGGCTGGGCAGAGAAGATCCCGGGCTTCGCTGACCTGCCCAAAGCCGACCAGGACCTGCTTTTCGAGTCGGCTTTCCTAGAACTATTTGTGCTGAGATTAGCATACAG GTCCAACCCAGTGGAGGGTAAACTCATCTTTTGCAATGGGGTGGTCTTGCACAGGTTGCAATGCGTTCGTGGCTTTGGGGAATGGATTGATTCCATTGTTGAATTCTCCTCCAACTTGCAGAATATGAACATCGACATTTCTGCCTTCTCCTGCATTGCTGCCCTGGCTATGGTCACAG AGAGACACGGTCTCAAGGAACCCAAGAGAGTGGAGGAGCTGCAAAACAAGATTGTAAATTGTCTCAAAGACCATGTGACTTTCAATAATGGGGGTTTGAACCGCCCCAACTATTTGTCCAAACTGTTGGGGAAGCTTCCAGAACTCCGTACGCTTTGCACGCAGGGGCTACAGCGCATTTTCTACCTGAAACTGGAAGATTTGGTACCACCACCAGCAATAATTGACAAACTTTTCCTGGACACTTTACCTTTCTAA